Proteins from one Algicella marina genomic window:
- a CDS encoding 2-hydroxyacid dehydrogenase has translation MKKKVWIARKLSDATLARAARDYDTIVNEADQPSTADQIVAMSAEVDAIVPCHSEHFTAEVAARLDPRLKIIANHSVGVDHCNLPALKARGIAVTNTPDVLSDATAEIAFLLMLGAARRAVEGDTMMRDGSWDFWSPAFMVGTQVTGARLGIVGMGRVGQVMARRARGFDMEVHYHNRTRLAPDLEHGATFHESLDTLLPVSDFLSLHCPATPQTTGLMNAETFAQLPKGAILVNTARGALVDEAALMAALDSGHLAGAGLDCFVTEPGGNPALAAYQNVFMLPHIGSATVRTRDAMGFRALDNLDAFFAGETPGDLL, from the coding sequence ATGAAGAAGAAGGTCTGGATCGCCCGCAAACTCTCCGACGCCACGCTGGCCCGCGCCGCCCGCGACTATGACACCATCGTCAACGAGGCCGACCAGCCCAGCACCGCCGACCAGATCGTCGCGATGAGCGCAGAGGTCGACGCCATCGTCCCCTGCCATTCCGAGCATTTCACGGCCGAAGTAGCCGCCCGGCTCGATCCGCGCCTGAAGATCATCGCCAACCACTCCGTCGGCGTCGATCATTGCAACCTGCCCGCGCTGAAGGCCCGCGGCATCGCCGTCACCAACACGCCCGATGTGCTGTCGGACGCAACCGCCGAAATCGCCTTCCTGCTCATGCTCGGCGCCGCCCGCCGCGCGGTCGAGGGCGATACGATGATGCGCGACGGTTCGTGGGATTTCTGGTCGCCCGCCTTCATGGTCGGCACGCAGGTCACCGGCGCGCGGCTCGGCATCGTCGGCATGGGCCGCGTCGGCCAGGTCATGGCCCGCCGCGCCCGCGGCTTCGACATGGAGGTGCACTACCACAACCGCACCCGCCTCGCCCCCGATCTCGAACACGGCGCTACCTTCCACGAAAGCCTCGACACCCTGCTGCCAGTGTCCGACTTCCTGTCGCTCCACTGCCCCGCCACACCACAGACGACTGGCCTCATGAACGCCGAAACCTTCGCGCAACTCCCCAAGGGCGCCATCCTCGTCAACACCGCCCGCGGCGCGCTGGTCGACGAGGCGGCGCTGATGGCAGCACTCGACAGCGGCCACCTCGCCGGCGCCGGGCTCGATTGTTTCGTCACCGAACCAGGCGGTAACCCTGCGCTGGCCGCCTACCAAAACGTCTTCATGCTGCCCCATATCGGCAGCGCCACCGTCCGCACCCGCGACGCGATGGGTTTTCGCGCCCTCGACAACCTCGACGCCTTCTTCGCCGGCGAAACGCCGGGTGACTTGCTCTAG
- a CDS encoding amidase, translated as MSRPHALTASDAAEAIRSGRLTATKLVSDCLARIEETDGTLHAWAHVDAEGAMAAAEEADSRKMHGLPLGPLHGVPVGLKDIIDTAGQPTTRGTPIFAGRQPVADARIVTTLREAGAIILGKTVTTELAFVHAAETRNPHNPAHTPGGSSSGSAAAVGAFQVPLAVGTQTNGSVIRPASFCGTFGFKPTRGLIPRTGVLQTSVSLDQLGTFARSVEDIALVTEALMSADPADPKSLPHHKPHLAAGAAAEPPVEPALAVFDLPYSSQLASDTTHGLAELSDALGARVEHHASPPAFASLPQVQSTIHLYEITHHLADVFDENWDAISDSLRPLVETGRKITADQHAEALERMGEAERWAEAFFKDFDAILAPSALGEAPLFGPATGDPICCTYWTVMGLPCLSLPLLTGDAGLPIGVQLIGRQQHDDRLLRTANWLLKTLTSPEA; from the coding sequence ATGAGCAGACCCCACGCCCTCACGGCCAGCGACGCGGCAGAGGCGATCCGTTCCGGTCGCCTCACGGCCACGAAGCTGGTGTCCGATTGCCTCGCCCGCATCGAGGAGACGGACGGCACCCTTCACGCCTGGGCGCATGTCGATGCCGAAGGCGCGATGGCGGCGGCAGAGGAAGCGGACAGCCGCAAGATGCACGGCCTGCCTCTCGGCCCGCTTCATGGCGTTCCGGTCGGTCTCAAGGACATCATCGATACCGCGGGCCAGCCAACAACCCGCGGCACTCCGATCTTCGCCGGCCGCCAGCCGGTTGCGGATGCCCGCATCGTCACCACCTTGAGGGAGGCCGGGGCAATCATCCTCGGCAAGACCGTCACCACCGAACTCGCCTTCGTGCACGCCGCCGAAACCCGCAATCCCCATAATCCGGCGCACACGCCCGGCGGTTCCTCCTCCGGTTCCGCCGCCGCCGTCGGAGCTTTTCAGGTACCGCTGGCCGTCGGCACCCAGACCAACGGCTCCGTCATCCGCCCCGCCAGCTTCTGCGGCACCTTCGGCTTCAAACCCACGCGCGGCCTCATTCCGCGCACCGGCGTCCTGCAAACCTCCGTCAGCCTCGATCAACTCGGCACCTTTGCCCGCAGCGTAGAGGACATCGCCCTCGTCACCGAGGCGCTGATGAGCGCCGACCCTGCCGACCCGAAGAGCCTGCCGCACCACAAGCCCCATCTCGCCGCCGGCGCGGCAGCGGAACCACCGGTGGAACCAGCCCTGGCGGTGTTCGACCTGCCCTATTCCAGCCAGCTCGCCTCCGACACCACCCACGGCCTCGCCGAACTCTCCGATGCACTCGGTGCCCGTGTCGAACATCACGCCAGCCCGCCTGCCTTCGCCTCCCTGCCGCAGGTTCAGTCGACGATCCACCTGTATGAAATCACCCATCACCTCGCCGACGTCTTCGACGAAAACTGGGATGCCATCAGCGACAGCCTCCGCCCACTTGTCGAAACGGGGCGGAAGATCACCGCCGACCAGCACGCCGAAGCGCTCGAACGCATGGGCGAGGCCGAAAGATGGGCCGAAGCCTTCTTCAAGGATTTCGACGCCATCCTCGCCCCCTCCGCCCTCGGCGAAGCCCCGCTCTTCGGCCCCGCCACCGGCGATCCGATCTGCTGCACCTACTGGACGGTCATGGGCCTTCCCTGCCTGTCCCTACCACTGCTCACCGGCGACGCCGGCCTGCCCATCGGTGTCCAGCTCATCGGACGGCAGCAACACGATGACCGCCTGCTCCGCACCGCCAACTGGCTCCTGAAAACCCTCACTTCACCGGAGGCCTGA
- a CDS encoding TRAP transporter large permease, whose product MTDPQVAILMLCLFIGLVLLGFPIAFTLLAMGVGFGYYAYYSGVDSVADVFNNNIFYLLNQNTYSVMENDTLVAIPLFLFMGYVVERANIIDKLFYSLYMAARNLPGSLAIAALLTCAVFSTASGIVGAVVTLMGLLAFPAMQRADYNKSFAAGVICAGGTLGILIPPSIMLIVYAAIAELSPLRLYAAAVFPGLMLAGLYIVYVMVRVMLNPSIAPKPRQEDIPPVRQIYFELLISFVPLTVLIMLVLGSILGGLATPAEAAAMGALGGLVLAVLYRSLTWQKVKESVFLTAKATAMVCWLFVGSWTFASVFSYLGGHDVIEHWVVSMNLEPWQFLVMAQLIIFVLGWPLEWSEILIIFVPIFLPMLDTFGVNPYFFAMLVALNLQTSFLTPPMAMSAYYLKGVLKKQIELVEIFKGLMPYLGIVLLSMVLMYQFPGIALWLPDYLFGEYVP is encoded by the coding sequence ATGACAGACCCCCAAGTCGCCATCCTGATGCTGTGCCTGTTCATCGGGCTCGTGCTACTCGGCTTCCCGATCGCCTTCACCCTGCTCGCCATGGGTGTGGGTTTCGGCTACTACGCCTATTACAGCGGCGTCGACAGCGTCGCCGATGTGTTCAACAACAACATCTTCTACCTGCTCAATCAGAACACCTATTCGGTGATGGAAAACGACACGCTTGTCGCCATTCCGCTGTTCCTGTTCATGGGCTACGTGGTCGAGCGTGCGAACATCATCGACAAGCTGTTCTACTCACTCTACATGGCCGCGCGGAATCTGCCTGGTTCTCTGGCCATCGCCGCGCTTCTCACCTGTGCGGTCTTCTCCACCGCCTCCGGCATCGTCGGCGCCGTGGTCACGCTGATGGGCCTCCTGGCCTTCCCCGCGATGCAGCGCGCCGACTACAACAAGAGCTTCGCGGCCGGTGTCATCTGCGCCGGCGGCACGCTCGGCATCCTGATCCCGCCGTCGATCATGCTGATCGTCTACGCCGCCATCGCCGAATTGTCGCCGCTGCGCCTCTACGCGGCCGCCGTCTTCCCCGGCCTCATGCTCGCCGGGCTCTACATCGTCTACGTGATGGTCCGGGTGATGCTGAACCCGTCCATCGCACCCAAACCGCGGCAGGAGGATATTCCCCCCGTCCGCCAGATCTACTTCGAACTGCTGATCTCCTTCGTACCACTCACCGTTCTCATCATGCTGGTGCTCGGCTCCATCCTCGGCGGCCTCGCTACCCCGGCAGAGGCGGCGGCGATGGGCGCGCTCGGCGGCCTCGTGCTGGCGGTGCTCTACCGCTCGCTCACATGGCAGAAGGTCAAGGAAAGCGTCTTTCTCACCGCCAAGGCCACGGCGATGGTCTGCTGGCTCTTCGTCGGCTCGTGGACCTTCGCCTCCGTGTTCTCCTACCTCGGCGGGCATGACGTGATCGAGCACTGGGTGGTGTCGATGAACCTCGAGCCGTGGCAGTTCCTCGTCATGGCCCAGCTCATCATCTTCGTGCTGGGCTGGCCGCTGGAATGGTCCGAGATCCTGATCATCTTCGTGCCGATCTTCCTGCCCATGCTCGATACGTTCGGCGTGAACCCCTACTTCTTCGCCATGCTGGTCGCACTCAACCTGCAGACCTCGTTCCTCACGCCGCCGATGGCCATGTCTGCCTACTACCTCAAGGGTGTGCTGAAGAAGCAGATCGAACTGGTCGAGATCTTCAAGGGCCTGATGCCCTACCTCGGCATCGTGTTGCTGTCGATGGTGCTGATGTACCAGTTCCCCGGCATAGCGCTGTGGCTGCCTGATTACCTGTTCGGTGAATACGTTCCATGA